GCTTGTCAGCTCTGATGGCGAATTGGAAAGTGCGGATGACGAACAAAACGGCATGGATCCCGACAATGTTTTTCTTGGTTACCGCAACAGCATTGGAAGCTGTCCCGGCGCTGCAGGAAAACAATTGGAACGGGATTGTTACCATGATGATTCCATTGTTCGCCTGCAATGCATGGCAAATTTTGAAGCTGCATACTTTGGTTGGCACCGGAAGCCAAGCGCAAGGCAATTAGGCGCTGGAGCGCACAGGTATTAGATAACGAACTAACGTTAGCAGTTAGCGGGTGAATAGAAGTGAGCCAGACCGATCAGGTCTGGCTTTTCTTGTAGCAGGCAACCGAATAGCGAGGTGGGTTGGCGAAGCTTTTATGAAGAGCTGGAAGGGGTTTTAGGCGGATTGTCGCGTACTTCCTTGTCCTGCAAATCCGTCTGATTCATCAATTCGGACACTGTGACGAACGTAAACCCTTGCGATCTCAGTTTGTTGATGATTTCCGGCAAGGCCTGGTGTGTCTGCTTGGATGAATCGCTGGCATGCATCAGAATGATATCTCCTTTGTGCGCCCCTTTGACCACGCGATTAACTATTTCCTCTACTCCTGGATTACGCCAATCCCTAGAATCGGTCCCCCACTGAATGACTTTATAATTTAGTTCCTCTGAAATCTGGAGAACGCGTTTATCAAAATCCCCGTTCGGAAGTCGGATGAGGTTGGGGCGTTTGCCCGTGACCTCTGTAAGAATGTGAGTCGAGGTAGTGATTTGCTTGCGGATTTCTTCGTCCGTCAGTTC
The window above is part of the Xylanibacillus composti genome. Proteins encoded here:
- the pdaB gene encoding polysaccharide deacetylase family sporulation protein PdaB; translation: MNVFWILNGNKVKKAVILTVAAIFAAAIVYVESDNVSVFSYDEPTAIYSVDTDKKWIALTFDISWGEERAEPILEVLQENGLNKATFFLSSPWAKDHPEIVKRIADLGYEIGSHGHKHANYSELTDEEIRKQITTSTHILTEVTGKRPNLIRLPNGDFDKRVLQISEELNYKVIQWGTDSRDWRNPGVEEIVNRVVKGAHKGDIILMHASDSSKQTHQALPEIINKLRSQGFTFVTVSELMNQTDLQDKEVRDNPPKTPSSSS